From a single Osmerus mordax isolate fOsmMor3 chromosome 6, fOsmMor3.pri, whole genome shotgun sequence genomic region:
- the LOC136944809 gene encoding endothelin-2: protein MSSHCLLLLLTAVCVSMHEGVGTPLREHQSSSEAVGPHRVRTRRCACNNQLDSECHYFCHLDIIWVNTPSKTTVYGLGSPLARRRRSAGRCACANPADNSCAGFCLHSPEVPASLSPSERASGSLREILRTVSRVSQRLRRLTPRRRKVASGADRRNER from the exons ATGTCTTCTCActgcctcctgctgctcctcaccGCTGTATGTGTCTCCATGCACGAGG GTGTGGGGACCCCACTGAGGGAACACCAAAGTTCGAGCGAGGCGGTTGGACCTCACAGAGTCAGGACCAGGCGCTGTGCCTGCAACAACCAGCTGGACTCCGAGTGCCACTACTTCTGTCACCTGGACATCATCTGGGTCAACACTCCAAG TAAGACCACGGTTTACGGCCTGGGCAGCCCGTTGGCACGACGACGCCGCTCTGCAGGCCGCTGTGCGTGTGCCAACCCCGCCGACAACAGCTGCGCCGGCTTCTGCCTCCATAG CCCCGAGGTTCCCGCGTCCCTCAGCCCCTCCGAGAGAGCTAGCGGCTCCCTGCGGGAGATCCTCAG GACGGTGTCCAGAGTCTCCCAGCGGCTCCGTCGCCTGACCCCGCGCCGGCGCAAGGTCGCCTCCGGGGCCGACCGGCGCAACGAGCGCTAA